A stretch of Acidobacteriota bacterium DNA encodes these proteins:
- a CDS encoding ABC transporter permease: protein MKISRVLCIARREFIATVLTKGFLIGVLVVPVIVLTMVVVMPLLINEEAPGVEGEVAVIDPTGAVVPGLGDYLAPEAIAARRSEETAAVADELADRARMAENDAVGEAIDQAVQKSLGEVPLFHVTPLDPRSTDVEQEKQALLTDTPGAVRRLALVILDDHVIRENADGAFGSYRIFVRSKLDDRIVDEIRSGLRRSIIEARIETHGMDPELINRLTRVERVAATAVTASGEKTSNEVLNILVPMGFMGLLLISVMTGSQGLLTSTIEEKSNRVVEVLLSAVSPMELMSGKILGQMGVGLLMLLIYAGMGIFGLSAFAVLGLIDPLLFVFLIIFYFIAYSTLAALMGAIGAAVNELREAQSLMTPVMLIVMIPWLLWMPISRDPNSVFATTLSFIPPINTFVILIRMASTAPPPLWQVLLSVLVGIGGVYVALRMAAKVFRIGLLMYGKPPSFKTLLQWIRMADA from the coding sequence ATGAAGATCTCGCGCGTTCTCTGCATCGCCCGCCGGGAATTCATCGCCACCGTGCTGACCAAGGGCTTTCTGATCGGCGTGCTCGTGGTGCCGGTGATCGTGTTGACGATGGTCGTGGTGATGCCGCTCCTGATCAACGAAGAGGCCCCCGGCGTCGAAGGCGAGGTGGCGGTGATCGACCCCACAGGCGCCGTCGTGCCGGGCCTGGGCGACTATCTCGCGCCGGAGGCCATCGCCGCCCGCCGCAGCGAAGAGACCGCCGCCGTCGCTGACGAACTCGCCGACCGCGCCCGAATGGCCGAAAACGACGCCGTCGGGGAGGCCATCGACCAGGCGGTCCAAAAGAGTCTCGGCGAGGTGCCCCTGTTCCACGTCACCCCGCTCGACCCCCGCAGCACGGACGTGGAACAGGAAAAGCAGGCCCTGCTGACCGACACCCCGGGCGCCGTGCGCCGACTGGCCCTGGTGATCCTCGACGATCATGTCATCCGCGAGAATGCCGACGGAGCATTCGGCTCCTACCGGATCTTCGTGCGGAGCAAACTCGACGACCGGATCGTCGACGAGATCCGTTCCGGCCTCCGGCGCTCGATCATCGAGGCCCGCATCGAAACCCACGGGATGGACCCGGAGTTGATCAACCGGCTGACCCGCGTCGAGCGGGTCGCCGCCACCGCGGTCACCGCCTCGGGCGAGAAGACGTCCAACGAGGTGCTCAACATCCTGGTGCCCATGGGCTTCATGGGACTGCTGTTGATCTCCGTGATGACCGGCAGCCAGGGCCTGCTGACCTCCACCATCGAGGAGAAGTCCAACCGCGTGGTGGAGGTGCTGCTCTCGGCGGTCTCACCCATGGAACTGATGAGCGGCAAGATTCTCGGCCAGATGGGCGTCGGCCTGTTGATGCTGCTGATCTATGCCGGCATGGGCATTTTCGGCCTCTCCGCCTTCGCGGTGCTGGGCCTGATCGATCCCCTGCTCTTCGTCTTCCTGATCATCTTCTACTTCATCGCCTACTCGACCCTCGCCGCGCTGATGGGAGCCATCGGGGCGGCGGTCAACGAGTTGCGGGAAGCCCAATCCCTGATGACGCCCGTGATGCTGATCGTGATGATTCCCTGGCTGCTGTGGATGCCCATCAGCCGGGATCCCAACTCCGTCTTCGCCACGACGCTCAGCTTCATCCCGCCGATCAACACCTTCGTGATCCTGATCCGCATGGCTTCCACGGCTCCCCCGCCCCTGTGGCAGGTGCTGCTCTCGGTGCTGGTGGGCATCGGCGGTGTCTACGTGGCGCTCAGGATGGCGGCCAAGGTTTTCCGCATCGGGCTGCTGATGTACGGCAAGCCGCCGAGTTTCAAGACCCTGCTGCAGTGGATCCGGATGGCGGACGCGTAG
- a CDS encoding enoyl-ACP reductase → MSNLLQGKQGIVFGVANERSYGWHIAKALIDHGAHCAFGVFPGEKMEARARLAIEALELKEEWIHPCDCSQPGNLQAIFEAYRKDHERLDFVIHSIAFADKDYLRPGNFIDTPRESFLQAMDVSVFSLVSMARHAREQMKAGGGGSILAMTYLGAQRAVPGYNAMGVAKAALESSVRYLAQDLGPDNIRVNSISGGPLRTLASSAIKGFRNMLNHDARRSPLQRNVRGEEVGGAAVYLVSDLASGVTGENHFVDCGANFVGF, encoded by the coding sequence ATGAGCAACTTACTCCAGGGTAAGCAAGGGATCGTTTTTGGCGTGGCCAACGAGCGGTCCTATGGCTGGCACATCGCCAAGGCGCTGATCGACCACGGGGCGCACTGCGCTTTCGGCGTGTTTCCGGGGGAGAAAATGGAAGCCCGGGCGCGGCTGGCGATCGAGGCCCTCGAGCTGAAGGAAGAGTGGATCCACCCCTGCGACTGTTCGCAGCCCGGCAACCTCCAGGCGATCTTCGAGGCCTACCGGAAGGACCACGAGCGTCTCGATTTTGTCATTCACTCGATCGCCTTCGCCGACAAGGACTATCTTCGGCCCGGCAACTTCATCGACACGCCGCGTGAGAGTTTCCTGCAGGCGATGGACGTGTCGGTGTTCTCGCTGGTGTCCATGGCCCGCCATGCCCGCGAACAGATGAAGGCCGGCGGTGGCGGGTCGATCCTGGCCATGACCTACCTGGGCGCCCAGCGCGCCGTTCCCGGGTACAACGCCATGGGCGTGGCCAAGGCGGCCCTCGAAAGCAGCGTGCGCTACCTGGCGCAGGACCTGGGGCCCGACAACATCCGGGTCAACAGCATTTCCGGCGGCCCCCTGCGCACGCTGGCCTCCTCGGCGATCAAGGGGTTTCGCAACATGCTCAACCACGACGCCCGGCGCTCGCCCCTGCAGCGCAACGTGCGGGGAGAAGAGGTGGGGGGCGCGGCCGTGTACCTGGTCTCCGACCTGGCCTCCGGCGTGACCGGTGAGAACCATTTCGTCGATTGCGGCGCCAACTTCGTCGGCTTCTGA
- a CDS encoding RNA polymerase sigma factor RpoD/SigA codes for MATYGRQNMLFSLYLQDLRGCPRVDRDGEKELARRAQQGDDEALATLVSANLPFVVSLSRFYSRRGVSSLDLINEGNLALMEAALRYDPERGTTFLTYAVWWIRKAMLRVLRDHPLVRTPEYRHRIERKVREIRREMTAALGRTPTDEELIERTELTWREVEQAEQTQGHGELSLSGRWEDEDGPSMEDRLVDEERPDAEQQVLLRERMARLDRAIGRLPSKERFILQHRYGLGGAQVMTLEEIGRCLGCSRERVRQIEMQTRARLRRLLSPAPRPAAPSCGRRNRPGGVFAKHRAIL; via the coding sequence ATGGCGACCTACGGCCGGCAAAACATGCTCTTCAGCCTCTATCTCCAGGATCTCCGTGGCTGCCCGAGAGTCGATCGCGACGGCGAGAAGGAACTGGCCCGCCGCGCCCAGCAGGGTGACGACGAGGCCCTGGCGACGCTGGTCTCGGCGAACCTTCCCTTCGTCGTGAGCCTCTCGCGCTTCTACAGCCGCCGGGGTGTGTCGAGCCTCGACCTGATCAACGAGGGCAACCTGGCCCTGATGGAAGCCGCGCTGCGCTACGATCCGGAGCGGGGAACGACCTTCTTGACGTATGCCGTCTGGTGGATCCGCAAGGCCATGTTGCGGGTGCTGCGGGACCATCCCCTGGTCCGGACCCCGGAGTACCGCCACCGGATCGAACGCAAGGTACGGGAGATCCGGCGTGAGATGACCGCCGCTCTCGGCCGGACTCCCACCGACGAGGAACTGATCGAGCGGACCGAACTCACCTGGCGGGAGGTCGAGCAGGCGGAACAGACCCAGGGCCATGGCGAGTTGTCTCTCTCCGGCCGCTGGGAGGACGAGGACGGCCCCTCGATGGAGGATCGCCTGGTCGACGAGGAGCGGCCCGATGCCGAGCAGCAGGTACTGCTGCGCGAGAGAATGGCGCGGCTCGATCGGGCGATCGGCAGGCTTCCCTCCAAGGAGCGGTTCATTCTCCAGCATCGCTACGGACTGGGCGGAGCGCAGGTGATGACGCTGGAGGAGATCGGGCGATGCCTGGGCTGTTCCCGGGAACGGGTCCGCCAGATCGAGATGCAGACCCGCGCCCGCCTCCGGCGACTCCTGAGTCCCGCCCCGCGCCCGGCGGCGCCGTCCTGCGGCCGGCGGAACCGGCCCGGGGGCGTGTTTGCCAAGCACCGGGCAATCTTGTAG
- a CDS encoding tetratricopeptide repeat protein yields MFRRFAMLPLLALTVASVGASGLAVAGEAGGSVGDLGIWDSESWRRSFTGSYGVNAEIEPRLSATDQATLQELLPLVSGDDTAAAKAAVEAVITPESSAVFDFLLGNLHYQDGELEPAAASYSAAIVKFPSFRRAHRQLGQIYVRLGKFAEALEPLSRAIELGAADGVTYGLLGYAYSQTGRHIAAESAYRTAMLLDPTTEDWKIGLTHSVLRQEKYAEAVSLCRELIERSPDRADFWLMQANAWIGLGKPLRAAENYEIVSRMGKATVDSERILGDIYVNQELWDLAAGAYRRALELDPEQDVSVPLRWCRILAQRGAFAQAGSLLEEISRVYEGRLDDASRREVLKVQARVAMASGEKGERVVRVLEEIVDLDPLDGDALILLGNHFARAGQPQRAILYYERAEALEDYEAVARVRHAQVLVGQSRYAEAVPLLERAQEIRPREDVGRYLDQVQRVARRGT; encoded by the coding sequence ATGTTCAGACGATTTGCCATGTTGCCGCTGCTGGCCCTGACGGTCGCGTCGGTCGGGGCGTCGGGTCTCGCTGTCGCCGGGGAGGCCGGCGGGAGCGTCGGCGATCTGGGCATCTGGGACAGCGAATCCTGGCGTCGCAGTTTCACGGGAAGCTACGGCGTCAACGCCGAGATCGAGCCGCGTCTGAGCGCCACCGACCAGGCCACGCTGCAGGAGCTGCTCCCCCTGGTCTCGGGGGACGACACCGCCGCGGCCAAGGCGGCGGTGGAAGCGGTGATCACGCCGGAGAGCAGCGCGGTCTTCGATTTTCTCCTGGGCAATCTTCACTACCAGGACGGTGAGCTCGAGCCGGCGGCCGCGAGCTATTCGGCGGCCATCGTCAAGTTTCCGAGTTTTCGCAGGGCGCACCGTCAACTCGGACAGATCTACGTTCGGCTGGGGAAGTTCGCCGAGGCCCTGGAGCCCCTGAGCCGCGCGATCGAGCTCGGTGCCGCGGACGGCGTGACCTATGGCCTGCTCGGCTACGCCTACTCCCAGACGGGCCGGCACATCGCCGCCGAGTCGGCCTACCGCACCGCCATGCTGCTCGATCCGACCACCGAGGACTGGAAGATCGGGCTGACCCACAGCGTGCTGCGCCAGGAAAAGTACGCCGAGGCGGTGAGCCTCTGCCGGGAGTTGATCGAACGTTCCCCGGACCGGGCGGACTTCTGGCTGATGCAGGCCAATGCCTGGATCGGGCTCGGCAAACCGCTCCGAGCGGCGGAGAACTACGAGATCGTCAGCCGGATGGGGAAGGCCACGGTCGACAGCGAGCGCATCCTGGGAGATATCTACGTCAACCAGGAACTCTGGGATCTGGCGGCGGGGGCTTATCGCCGGGCCCTCGAACTGGACCCGGAGCAGGATGTTTCGGTACCGCTCCGCTGGTGCCGGATTCTCGCGCAGCGGGGCGCGTTCGCCCAGGCCGGCTCCCTGCTCGAAGAGATCTCGCGGGTCTACGAGGGTCGACTGGACGACGCCTCCCGCCGGGAAGTGCTCAAGGTGCAGGCCCGGGTGGCGATGGCGTCGGGCGAGAAGGGCGAGCGGGTGGTGCGCGTGCTCGAGGAGATCGTCGACCTCGATCCCCTCGACGGCGATGCGCTGATCCTGCTGGGCAATCACTTCGCCCGGGCCGGCCAGCCGCAGCGCGCCATCCTCTACTACGAGCGGGCGGAAGCGCTGGAAGACTACGAAGCCGTGGCGCGGGTGCGGCACGCCCAGGTCCTGGTGGGGCAGTCGCGCTACGCGGAAGCCGTACCGTTGCTCGAGCGGGCCCAGGAAATACGCCCCCGGGAAGACGTGGGGCGCTACCTCGACCAGGTTCAGCGGGTCGCCCGCCGCGGCACCTGA
- a CDS encoding TonB family protein: MTLEPKIHPLLWMLQKALVVVGALACTLGLFVLLPLMQAIGSPAPADLVLEPVDVADFNPPPPPPPVEEKVEEEPEEEPPPQLEEQAAPLDLAQLELALNPNPVGGAFGDFVVDIAAQLTAGRREEAIDEVFSLDDLDQKPSLIFQRMPRYPQELRKKGKTGTVFVVFLVDQNGKVKNPKVEKSSDPLFEKPALEAVKQWKFEPGTRNGRAVPFKLRIPIRFNAG; encoded by the coding sequence ATGACCCTCGAGCCGAAGATCCATCCCCTGCTCTGGATGTTGCAGAAAGCGCTGGTGGTGGTCGGCGCGCTGGCCTGTACCCTCGGGCTCTTCGTGCTGCTGCCGTTGATGCAGGCCATCGGGTCGCCCGCACCGGCGGACCTGGTGCTCGAGCCGGTGGATGTGGCCGACTTCAACCCGCCGCCACCGCCGCCGCCCGTGGAGGAGAAAGTGGAAGAGGAGCCCGAGGAGGAGCCGCCGCCGCAGCTCGAGGAGCAGGCGGCGCCCCTCGACCTGGCCCAGCTCGAACTGGCCCTCAACCCGAATCCGGTGGGGGGGGCCTTCGGCGACTTTGTCGTGGATATCGCGGCCCAGCTGACGGCGGGGCGGCGTGAAGAGGCGATCGACGAGGTCTTCTCGCTGGACGACCTGGATCAGAAGCCGTCCCTCATCTTCCAGCGTATGCCGCGCTACCCCCAGGAACTGCGGAAGAAGGGCAAGACCGGCACGGTCTTCGTGGTCTTCCTCGTCGATCAGAACGGGAAAGTGAAGAATCCCAAGGTCGAGAAGTCTTCCGACCCGCTCTTCGAGAAGCCGGCCCTCGAGGCCGTCAAACAGTGGAAATTCGAACCCGGTACCCGCAATGGACGCGCGGTGCCCTTCAAGTTGCGCATCCCGATCCGCTTCAACGCCGGATGA
- a CDS encoding biopolymer transporter ExbD translates to MSRFRKLGSGDEESTGIDMSPLIDCVFILLIFFIVTTTFIDETGVEVDKPQAASSVQLEKNSVLLAVTGEGQVVYGGRQIGVAGVQPLVKRMLQKEEVPVIVQADGQARASLMVRVIDEAKMAGAQKVSIATQRRVD, encoded by the coding sequence ATGAGCCGTTTTCGCAAGCTCGGGAGTGGAGACGAAGAGTCGACGGGGATCGACATGTCGCCCCTGATCGACTGCGTGTTCATTCTGCTGATCTTCTTCATCGTGACCACCACCTTCATCGACGAGACGGGAGTCGAAGTGGACAAACCCCAGGCCGCGTCCTCGGTGCAGCTCGAGAAGAACTCCGTCCTGCTGGCGGTGACCGGTGAGGGGCAGGTGGTCTACGGCGGCCGGCAGATCGGCGTGGCCGGCGTCCAGCCGCTGGTCAAGCGGATGCTGCAGAAGGAAGAGGTGCCGGTGATCGTGCAGGCCGACGGCCAGGCGCGGGCCTCGCTGATGGTGCGGGTCATCGACGAGGCCAAGATGGCCGGGGCGCAGAAGGTCAGCATCGCCACACAGCGGCGAGTCGACTAG
- a CDS encoding MotA/TolQ/ExbB proton channel family protein — translation MFQGLFEQAWGIWRAGGWWMIPLAANALVLFALGIHIWISLKSRGVPRVSERVWREWITRPEKRRGRLGEVMDFALAATSIEDLLDRFGEVQLSRLAPFERDLRFMKRCVSSAPLLGLLGTVTGMLTTFAALASGSGGEKTMSMIAGGISEALITTETGLVIALPGLFLQYHLGREKERYEAFLARVETVCVQHVFHRQRGGRSAGKESAL, via the coding sequence ATGTTCCAGGGGCTGTTCGAGCAGGCATGGGGTATCTGGCGCGCCGGGGGCTGGTGGATGATCCCCCTGGCGGCCAACGCCCTGGTGCTGTTCGCTCTCGGCATTCACATCTGGATTTCCCTCAAGTCCCGGGGTGTTCCGCGGGTCTCCGAACGGGTCTGGCGCGAGTGGATCACCCGGCCGGAAAAGCGGCGGGGGCGCCTGGGTGAAGTGATGGACTTCGCGCTGGCCGCGACGAGTATCGAAGACCTCCTCGATCGCTTCGGAGAGGTGCAGCTGTCGCGGCTCGCGCCCTTCGAGCGAGATTTGCGTTTCATGAAGCGCTGCGTGAGTTCAGCCCCCCTGTTGGGACTGCTGGGCACGGTGACCGGCATGCTGACCACCTTCGCCGCCCTCGCCTCGGGATCGGGCGGAGAGAAGACGATGAGCATGATCGCCGGGGGGATCTCGGAAGCGCTGATCACCACCGAGACCGGGCTCGTGATCGCGTTGCCGGGCCTCTTTCTCCAGTACCACCTGGGCCGGGAGAAGGAGCGTTACGAGGCCTTTCTCGCCCGTGTCGAGACCGTCTGTGTGCAGCATGTCTTCCACCGGCAGCGCGGGGGCCGATCCGCGGGGAAGGAGAGTGCGCTATGA
- a CDS encoding MotA/TolQ/ExbB proton channel family protein, protein MSRIRLRWRPLLASALLLAPCAGWAVGQSEFAGTRASVEKDLAASLRQLSELQARIAAEKLPLSRRLRSLESQLASREARLDERVRAVDKRRLELSNRQARLEARHAEETYLGNLLDEYVRNFETRVHITELQRFRPLIEAARNAPENQQLAADQVYARQLELVEARLTRLEEALAGTRFAGRAVAADGTVEDVDFALLGPIALFRTRDGAAAGLAEQQLGSLEPSMTIFGDPVLQAEAAKVVETGEGLLPLDPTLGNADKMKAAGDTPLEHIEKGGPVMVPMLLMAAAALLVALLKWFQLARIRNPSKKRVNSLLDAVRRRDLDGAMARLEAIPGPTGEMLRVGVEHAAEPRELVEEVMYEKMLDTRLRLQRFLWFIAICAAAAPLLGLLGTVTGIINTFKLITVYGTGDAKTLSSGISEALITTEFGLIVAIPSLLFHAYLSRRARRFVDGMEKTAISFVNRLSLASAGRDAAAAEQG, encoded by the coding sequence ATGAGCAGGATCCGTCTTCGCTGGAGGCCGCTGCTGGCCTCGGCCCTGCTGCTGGCGCCCTGCGCCGGATGGGCGGTGGGGCAATCGGAATTCGCCGGAACCCGCGCATCGGTGGAAAAAGACCTCGCGGCCAGTCTTCGGCAACTCTCCGAGTTGCAGGCGCGCATCGCCGCGGAGAAGCTGCCGCTCAGCCGACGGCTCAGAAGCCTCGAGTCGCAGCTCGCCTCCCGCGAGGCCCGCCTCGACGAGCGGGTCCGTGCGGTGGACAAGCGTCGGCTGGAGTTGAGCAACCGCCAGGCCCGGCTCGAAGCCCGCCACGCCGAGGAGACCTACCTGGGGAACCTGCTCGACGAGTACGTCCGTAATTTCGAGACGCGGGTGCACATCACCGAGCTGCAGCGCTTCCGCCCCCTGATCGAGGCGGCCCGCAACGCCCCCGAGAACCAGCAGCTTGCCGCGGACCAGGTTTACGCCCGGCAGCTCGAGCTGGTCGAGGCCCGCCTCACCCGCCTGGAGGAGGCGCTCGCCGGCACCCGATTTGCGGGTCGTGCCGTCGCCGCCGACGGCACGGTCGAGGACGTCGATTTCGCGCTGCTGGGACCGATCGCCCTCTTCCGCACCCGGGATGGCGCCGCGGCGGGCCTCGCCGAACAGCAACTCGGCTCTCTCGAACCGTCGATGACGATCTTCGGCGATCCCGTGCTGCAGGCGGAGGCCGCGAAGGTGGTGGAGACGGGCGAGGGACTGCTGCCGCTCGATCCGACCCTGGGCAACGCCGACAAGATGAAGGCCGCCGGCGATACGCCACTCGAGCACATCGAAAAGGGCGGCCCGGTGATGGTGCCGATGCTGCTGATGGCCGCGGCCGCGCTGCTCGTCGCCCTGCTCAAGTGGTTCCAGTTGGCCCGTATCCGCAACCCGTCGAAGAAACGGGTCAACAGCCTGCTCGACGCGGTCCGCCGGCGGGACCTGGACGGCGCCATGGCCAGGCTCGAGGCGATCCCCGGCCCCACGGGAGAGATGCTGCGGGTGGGAGTCGAGCACGCCGCGGAGCCGCGGGAACTGGTCGAGGAGGTGATGTACGAAAAGATGCTGGATACCCGGCTGCGCCTCCAGCGCTTTCTCTGGTTCATCGCGATCTGCGCCGCGGCGGCGCCCCTGCTCGGCCTCCTCGGCACGGTCACCGGCATCATCAACACTTTCAAGCTGATCACCGTCTACGGCACGGGAGACGCGAAGACCCTCTCCTCCGGCATTTCCGAGGCGCTGATCACCACCGAGTTCGGGCTGATCGTGGCCATCCCCTCGCTGCTGTTCCACGCCTACCTGTCCCGCCGCGCCCGGCGTTTCGTCGATGGCATGGAAAAGACGGCGATCTCGTTCGTCAATCGTCTTTCGCTCGCTTCGGCCGGGCGGGACGCGGCGGCCGCCGAGCAGGGTTGA
- a CDS encoding DUF3450 family protein, with product MNIRDRIAILVTAALVPAAAAAPPADGGRTTDLEETRARLAKWVETQQVIAREKRDWKLGKEVLTERISILERQIAALDQKIEEAEKDLAEVAGKERELAARERELDRASVTLARRIPALEKATRALLDRLPDPLREKVSVLSRRLPRPGGARELSPAERYQNVIGILNEVNKFQREINLVSEIRELPSGKRAEVQTVYAGLGQAWYVTRDGSHAGLGRSGPDGWRWIAADPIAPQVTRLVKILENEEAPAYVPLPVTIVDEERP from the coding sequence ATGAATATCCGTGATCGCATCGCCATCCTGGTCACCGCGGCCCTGGTTCCCGCGGCCGCCGCCGCTCCCCCGGCGGACGGCGGCCGGACCACCGACCTCGAAGAGACCCGGGCGCGGCTGGCCAAGTGGGTCGAGACCCAGCAGGTCATCGCCCGGGAGAAACGCGACTGGAAGCTCGGCAAGGAGGTGCTCACCGAGCGGATCTCCATTCTCGAGCGGCAGATCGCCGCCCTCGATCAGAAAATCGAGGAGGCCGAGAAGGACCTGGCGGAGGTGGCCGGGAAGGAAAGGGAACTCGCCGCCAGGGAGCGGGAACTCGACCGGGCTTCGGTGACCCTCGCCCGGCGGATCCCGGCCCTCGAAAAGGCCACACGCGCCCTGCTCGACCGGCTGCCCGATCCCCTGCGGGAAAAGGTTTCGGTACTCAGCCGCCGGCTGCCCCGGCCCGGCGGTGCGCGGGAACTCTCCCCGGCCGAGCGCTACCAGAACGTGATCGGAATCCTGAACGAAGTGAACAAGTTCCAGCGGGAGATCAACCTCGTCAGTGAGATCCGGGAACTGCCATCCGGCAAGCGAGCGGAGGTACAGACGGTGTACGCGGGTCTCGGGCAGGCGTGGTACGTCACGCGCGACGGCAGTCACGCGGGGCTCGGCCGGAGCGGCCCCGATGGGTGGCGCTGGATCGCCGCCGACCCGATCGCACCGCAGGTCACTCGCCTGGTGAAGATTCTCGAAAACGAAGAGGCGCCGGCCTACGTGCCGTTGCCGGTGACCATCGTAGACGAGGAAAGGCCATGA